One genomic region from Xenopus laevis strain J_2021 chromosome 2L, Xenopus_laevis_v10.1, whole genome shotgun sequence encodes:
- the eya3.L gene encoding EYA transcriptional coactivator and phosphatase 3 L homeolog: protein MENGQDLAEQPVKKPKMQDSGEEGLSQVGSNETVERKAEPSSNMSSNHTMPSEILPCADYILRANDYTSQIYPAKPYTHILSVAETVAAYTGQTQYQTLQQPSQPYTVYPQASPTYGLPPFGALWPGIKSESGLIQTPSSPVVLTSSGVTSSQSSPVLYSYPVQASSTNASAISSPTTIANISIPTVTSISNQEYPTYTILGQNQYPQCYPNQGFPPSASSSNAEANSVPQSFAVDKAENTVPTQASQQPLTDNARAMGSKETEEQNKKTAPVKNRGKSKKADASSPQHSDLERVFLWDLDETIIIFHSLLTGSYAQKYGKDPTLVVESGLAMEEMIFEVADTHLFFNDLEECDQVHVEDVASDDNGQDLSNYSFTTDGFNGTAGGRNHSTNAGVQGGMDWMRKLAFRYRKVIEVYEKYKNNVSGLLSLQRRDSLQRLRANIEALTDGWLGTALKCLLLIQSRKNCVNVLITTTQLVPALAKVLLYGLGEVFPIDNIYSATKIGKESCFERIVTRFGKKVTYVVIGDGRDEEMAAKQHNMPFWRITNHNDLISLHQALELDFL, encoded by the exons ATGGAGAACGGACAGGATTTAGCAGAGCAGCCg gtaaaaaaacccaaaatgcaGGATTCTGGAGAGGAAGGTTTAAG TCAAGTGGGCAGCAATGAAACTGTTGAACGTAAAGCAGAGCCATCTTCAAATATGTCATCAAACCACACCATGCCAAGTGAAA TCCTACCCTGTGCAGATTACATTCTACGTGCAAATGACTATACTTCACAGATCTATCCTGCAAA ACCATATACCCACATCCTCTCCGTAGCAGAAACAGTGGCAGCATATACTGGGCAAACACAGTATCAAACGTTGCAGCAGCCATCTCAGCCATACACCGTTTACCCTCAGGCTTCACCAACATATGGTCTACCTCCCTTTG GAGCTCTGTGGCCAGGTATCAAATCTGAAAGTGGTTTAATTCAGACACCATCTTCACCTGTTGTGCTAACATCATCAGGAGTTACCAGCAGCCAGTCCAGTCCTGTTCTCTACTCATATCCTGTGCAAG ctTCATCTACAAATGCCAGTGCTATATCTAGCCCTACAACCATTGCAAATATTTCAATCCCAACAGTTACCAGCATTTCAAACCAG GAGTACCCAACATACACAATTCTTGGGCAAAATCAGTATCCACAGTGTTACCCAAATCAAGGTTTCCCACCATCAGCATCCTCCAGTAATGCAGAGGCCAACTCTGTTCCACAATCTTTTGCGGTGGATAAAGCAGAAAACACAGTACCAACACAGGCATCTCAGCAGCCACTAACTG ACAATGCAAGAGCAATGGGCAGCAAGGAGACTGAAGAGCAAAATAAGAAAACTGCGCCTGTAAAGAACAGAGGGAAGAGTAAGAAAGCAGATGCCTCCTCGCCACAACACAGTGATCTTGAG CGTGTGTTTTTGTGGGACTTGGATGAGACCATTATCATCTTTCACTCTCTGCTCACCGGGTCATATGCACAAAAGTATGGAAAG GACCCTACATTGGTGGTGGAATCAGGTTTGGCCATGGAAGAAATGATCTTTGAAGTAGCAGACACACATTTGTTTTTCAATGACTTGGAA GAGTGTGATCAGGTTCATGTGGAAGATGTAGCTTCTGACGACAATGGTCAGGATTTAAG TAACTACAGCTTCACAACGGATGGTTTTAATGGTACAGCAGGCGGTAGGAATCACTCGACAAATGCTGGAGTGCAGGGAGGCATGGACTGGATGAGAAAGCTGGCTTTCCGATATCGAAAAGTTATAGAGGTGTATGAAAAATACAAGAACAATGTTAGTG GCCTTTTAAGCCTGCAGCGGCGTGATTCTCTCCAGAGGTTGAGAGCTAATATAGAGGCCCTGACAGATGGCTGGTTAGGGACTGCTCTAAAATGTTTACTGCTTATACAGTCCAG AAAGAATTGTGTGAATGTTCTTATAACAACAACACAGTTGGTCCCTGCACTGGCTAAAGTTCTGCTCTATGGTTTGGGTGAAGTGTTTCCTATCGACAATATCTACAGTGCCACAAAAATAG GAAAAGAAAGTTGCTTTGAAAGAATAGTGACaagatttgggaaaaaagttaCTTATGTGGTAATTGGAGACGGAAGAGATGAAGAGATGGCAGCAAAACAG CACAATATGCCCTTCTGGAGAATAACAAACCATAATGACCTCATCTCACTACACCAAGCTCTGGAACTGGACTTCTTGTGA